Within the Achromobacter spanius genome, the region AGCGCAAGATCCGCGCAACGATGGAACGCGCGCTTGGTGAGGCCCATGGCGGCGGGGTCCCAGCTGGCGACACGCTCGGCCAGTTCCAATGCTTGCGGCAAGACGTCGGCGGCCGGCACTGCCCGGTTGGCCAGGCCCAGAGCCAGTGCCCGATGGCCGTCGATGGACTCGGCCATGGCCACCAGTTCGAAGGCCTGCTTGCGGCCCAATTGCCGTACCAAATTGGCCATAACCACTGCCGCCACGATGCCGTGGCGCAACTCCGGATAGCCAAAGCGCGTGTCCTCGGCCATCACCACCATGTCACACGCCAGCGCCAGGCCTGCGCCGCCGCCCAGCGCATTGCCATGCACGGCGCCGATCACAGGCTTGCTCATGCGCGAGAAAACAAGATGCAGGTCTGTGGTCAGGCTTGCGCGCGCCAGCACGGCCTCGGGGTGCTCAGGCGTCAGCGCCGAAAACTCCGTCGTATCCGCGCCAGCGCAAAACGACTTGCCATTACCGGTCAACACCACGGCGCGCACCGATTGGTCTTGATCGGCCTCGCGCAGGCTGGCCAGCAAGCCGGCCGTCAAGGGGGTGTTCAAGGCATTGTGCTTTTCCGGGCGATTCAGCCGCAACACGCGCACCGTGCCGTGATTCTCGATTATCAATTCAACCATGTCTTGACCTCTATTTAATTGATTTAATCAACTTTATGAGCATAAGAAAGCCTGTCACAGACAGGCTGCCGCCTTAGCGCGGCTGTACGCCGCGGCCGCGGCGTGTCGGCACTTCGGCCTTCAAGTCATTCAGCATATCCAGCATGTGCGACGTCATCTTGTCCAAGGCGCGCTCCAGCACCTCGCGCTCGTCTTCGCTCAGCACGGCCAGCATCTCCTCGTTGCGCTCAATGGCGGCCGGAAATACCTCTTGGTAGAGCTTTTTTCCAGCGCGCGTCAGGTCCAGGCTTACGCCACGCGCATCCAGGGCATCGGCGCTGCGCTTGATCAGGCCGCGCTCGATCAGGTCTGACACCGTACGGCTGGCCTGGCTTTTGTCGATATTGGCTTCACGCGCCAGCGCGTTCAAAGACATATCGGGCGTTGCACCCAGCAATGCGACGATCCGCCACTCACGCGGACCCACGCCGTAGCGGCTTTCGTTCAGGCCCGCGGCAATGCGGCTGGACACATAGGCCAGCCGGTTCAAGCGGTAGGAAAAAAGCTCCTTGAGCGTGGCGGGCGTGGCGCGGCGGGTGGAAAGCTTGCTTCTGGTTGCCATGGAATTCTCTTGGAGCGGTTGCGGTGACGAGGGCATCATATACAAACGCCGCTCAAGCGCCGGCCTTGATCAGCGGATGGAAGCCGCTATCCGCCACGCGGCTGTGCAGATCGCGCCCCAGCACCTCGCGGCAGCGTTGCGACACGACGGCCAGCCCGTCCAGGTCCAGACCAGTGCGCACGCCCATGGATTCAAACAGACTGACCAGGTCTTCGGTTGCCACATTGCCGGTATGGCCGCCGCCATATTTGACCTTGGCCGGATGGCCGCCCACGCCGCCGATGGCGCAATCAAACCAGCGCACGCCGGCGTCCAGGGCGGCCACATAATTCACCAGACCAGTTGCGCGGGTGTCATGAAAATGGGCCACCAACGTGAGCTGCGGCAGTTCACGTTGCAACGCGCCATACAGCTCGCGCACCGCTTGCGGCGTGGCCATGCCGGTGGTGTCGCCCAAGGTAACGATGTCCACACCCAGCGCCGCATAGCGCTCGGCGTCGCGCAGCACGCTATCGGCCGATACCGCGCCCTCAAAGGGGCAACCAAACGCCACCGAGATCGTGCCTATCATGCGGAAACGGCCCCGGCCCAAGCCGGCCATCTCGGCGATGTTGCCCCATTGATCAGCGCGGCTGCGCTTCAGATTGCGCTCGGAGTGCGACTCGCTGGCCGAGACCAGCAGGCTGATCTCATTGGCGCCATGGCCCTGCTCAAGATCGGCCAGCGCCCGCTGCACGGCGCGCGCATTGGCGCAGGTCGCCTTGTACCAGACGCCGTTCCGACGCGGCAGCGCCGCCAGCATGTCGCTCGCATCGGCAAACTGCGGCACCACCTTGGGATTGGAGTACGAGGTGGCCTCTACCCGCTCAAAACCCAGCGCCGCAAACGCGTCGACCAATTCAATCTTGATCTCGGTCGCAATGAAATCCGGCTCATGCTGCAAGCCATCGCGGGCAAAACATTCGCACAGCACCACATCGCGCGTCATGCTTTTTCCTCCAGGCCAAACAGGCGGATCGCATGGGCGCGCAACTTGATCTTCTGCACCTTGGAGCTGCCTGTCATGCCTATGTTCTCGAAGGTATCGACGATTTCCATATAGCGCGGCACCTTGAAATTGGCGCAACGGCTTTTGCACCAGGCGATCAACTCGGCAGTCTCGGCCTGCTGGTCTTCGCGCAAGAGGACAAAGGCGGCCGGCACTTCGCCCAGACGGGTATCGGGCACCCCCACCACCTGGGCCATGCGCACGGCCGGATGACCATGCAAGACCTCTTCAACCTCGGCCGGCGCCACGTTCTCACCACCGACGCGGAACATATCCTTCAGACGACCCACCATGCGCAAACGCCCTTCGGCATTCATCTCGCCCAGGTCGCCGGTGCTAAGCCAGCCATCGTCGCTCAAGGCGCGTGCGGTGGCCTCGGGCATCTTGTAATAGCCCTTCATCACACTCCAGCCACGGGCCTGGATCTCGCCCTGCCCACCGGGTGCGACCACCGCGCCGGTGGCCGGATCGACCAGGCGGATTTCCATGCCGGGATGCGGCAAGGCCCAACCGTGCGCGCGCAGGGAAAACTCATCGTTCCAGGCCGACATGACGATATTGGGTGAGGCTTCGGATTGCCCATAGGCATTGCACACCGAGGGCACGCCCATCACATCGCGAATCTTCTGCATCACCTCGGGGCCAGCGGCGGCCCAACCGCCACGCAGATGAATTCGCTGGGGATCAAAATCAGGATGGCCCATCAGCATCAAAAAGATGGTGTCGTTGCCGGAGGTCAGCGTGCAGCGCTCTTCATCCAAGACACGCAAGGTCTCACCCACATCGAAACTCGGCAAGGTCAGCAGGCAGCACCCCGTCACCAGACTGACCAGAATGGACAGCGTGGTGCCTGCCACATGGAAATAAGGCCGGATACTGAAATAGCGGTCTTCCGGCCGCACGCCTATGCGCTGCGCCACGGCTGCGGCATTGCCCAGCATATTGGCGTGGCTGAGCATGACGCCCTTCGGAAAGGAAGTCGTGCCCGAGGTGTATTGGATCAAGAGCACATCATCGCTTGCGACGGCGTGCAGGGCTGCATCAAAGCCGGCCGCGTCGGCACGATCCGCGCCTTCGATAAATTCCGCCCACGAGGTCGTGCCCGGCAGGCTACGTTCACCCAGTACCACCACCTTGCCCAATACCGGCAGCGCCGCACCGGGCAGACGCTGAGTCAGGGCAGGCTCTACCCGTTGCAGCAGATCCAGAAAGTCTATGCCCAGAAAGGTGTCGGCCGTCAGCAGCAGCTTGACGTCAGCCTGTTGCAGGCAAAAGGCCAGCTCTTCCGTCTTGAACCGGGTATTGACCGGCACCGTCACCGCGCCGATCAAGGCGCATGCGTAGAACAACTGCAACCAGTCGCCCCCATTGCCAAGAAAGATGCCGACATGGTCACCACGGCGCACACCGGCCGCATACAGCGCCCGCGCGCGTAGCCGGGCACCGGCCGCAAGCTCATTCCAGCTCAAACGTTCCCCCGGTGCGACAAAGGCCTCTTCAGGGCCACGTGCCGCCACCGTCTGCGCCAAACCGGCAGCCAGAGTCATCGCCTTCATGCCTGGGGCTCCTTGCCAAAGCCGGCAATGGCGCCTTGCCAATCCGTGCCACGCAGGTTTTCTTCGATGGCCAACAGTTCAATGGCCATCGCGCCTTCGCGCGTCGTGGCCAGGCCTTGATCGATGCTGCGTTTGGTCAGACGCATGGTCAAAGGCTGGGCACGGGCCATGGCGGCCGCCATGGCTTGCGCCTCCTGCCTGAGCGCATCGGGCGCATACACATGGTTGACCAGGCCGACCTCGCGCGCTTCGGCGGCGTCGAAGCGGCGGCCGGTAAACAACAGCTCTTTGGCCATGCGAGCGCCAGCAATACGCGGCAGACGCTGCGTCGCGCCGACCGTGCCCCACCCCACTTCGGGATAGCAGAATACCGCCTCGGTGGAGGCCAGCACGAAGTCACATGCGCCGGCGATCTCGCAACCCGAACCAAAGGCCGGACCATGCACCACCGCCACCACGGGTTGCGGCAGGCGCTCAATGGCGGCATAGGCGGCAAAGCCCTGAACCCGGCGCGCCGTCAGCTCCTGATGGTTCATGGTTTTGCGTTCCTTGAGATCGGCGCCAGCGCAAAAGGCGGGGCCGTTGCCCATGATCAGCGCCACGTGCACGCCTGGGTCAGCGGCAATCGCCTCCATGACCTGCACCAACTCCGCGCACATCTGCGAACTGAGCGCGTTACGGCTCTCGGGCCGATTCAACGTCACCGTGGCAACACGGTCCTGCACCTCAAACAGAATCGTGTGATAAGTCCGGGTCATGCCTGCTCCTGAATGTTCTGTTCTAGTCACCGCAAGAAGCCGCGGCCATGAATCGACTATATGCCTTTTAGTTGATTTAATCCACTATTTATTCGAGACCCGTTACGTCCTCGGTCTGACCGGATATTCCGTTCTTTTTCCTGCGGCGTTGGGGCTGGAGACCCTGGCCCCGAATGCGCCCGTGGCTTCGGGCGGTCAGTGCAACATGTCGTCCAGCGCCTCAGTTGGAGTCTTGAACCCCAACGTCTTTCTGAGACGGGCGTTCAGCTTGGCGGCGGCTTCGTCGAGGTCGCGCTGTGTATAGCTCGCCAAGCCCGGGCATGGCGGAACGTTCGCGGGGTTAGCCGGTTATTTCGCCTTCGCGCGCACGGCGTTGCAATCGAGTTCCAGCACCACTTTTCCCGTTCCTTTTTCTGTCACCTTGGACGCCAACTGCAGGTCTTTAGGGTTGCCGCGATCTTTGCAGGCTTCGTATGCGTAGCCTTCCGCCAACGCGAGATTTGCCCCAGGATCGGAACCGTGCCCGTGCATCCATCTACCGAAGGGATCCTTCCTGGAAACCTGGTAGGTCGTAGCGCCAGAAGATGCGACTGCCTGAGGCTGGCCCTTCTTTTTCTTGGCGCGCTCCGCGTCGCAGTCCAGATCCACGATCACCTTTCCCGTCGCCTTTTCCGTCACTTTCGCCGCGCGGTTCCAAAGTTTGGGGTTGCCGCGGTCCATGCAAGCGCGGTTCGCGGCTCCTTCAGCAGCGTAAAGCTCCGTACCCGGTTGATTCGCCGCGGGGCCCTTCCAGACGCCCAAAGGATCCTGCCAGGTGGCGATGTATTGGGCCGCAACCGGACCAGTCAGCATCATCCCCACGATGCCCGCACCGCATAGCCATCTCTTCATGACGATCCCCTTGGTTCTTTTTCGAACGAATAGGGTAGTCGCGGAAGCGGTCTAAGTAACTCCACCGAAAAGGGTAATCCCTGCTGCTTCGTGGGTATCGGGAGGGAGAGGGCTAGACACTTTGGAAGAACGGTTGGACATCAGCATCTCAACATTCTTTGCCGGGGCTAAACCATTGATTTAATTGTTATTGATGGCGCGGCAGGAGGGGCTCAAACCCCTGACCCCAAGATTAGAAGGGCCCGTGTGAAATGCTACTAACGCATTGATATCACGGGCTTCTTAATTTATATCGTTAGAACTATTGTGTGATCTACACGACGAGTTTATGCGGTTTTCCGGCCATCCGTTCTAATGCCATGCCCTACTTCAAGCGAGGATTCATGTGATGGGGACTTAAGTTTCCGACACTGAGTCCGTTCATTTGAACGTACTCCACAACCCGAGCATCTAAATGAGCCAACCACCTTCGTCCCGGCCGCAAGGGGGAATCGATCCCGCGGCATTAATTGTTGCCTCCGTCGCTTTGCTGGGGACAACTATGCTTGGAGCGGGCTCTTTCTCTATTCTATCGAGCGTTCTCGGCTTGACCATCATCGTTGTAATCTACGCCTACGATGAGCACTGCAAACGCACATTTCCGCAGCAAGCGGGCTTCGCGATGGTCATTGGATTTGCTGCCACCGTAGCTCTTGGCGCTCCAGCCGAACTGATAAATTTGCTCCCTACTCCACAGGAATGCCTCGACAAAACTGATCAGAAGTGCATCGATTACGTCGAAGGAATTTCCGAGCAAATAAACTCTACGCTGTTTTTTATGTGGATCGCCTCGACGCTTTTCGTATTAGCCTGCGAAACCGAGCGAGGCCGGCACATTCCAGTTCAAAAGGTCGCGTGACCGCATCGAAGGCGAGCGGTACTACCAAGGTTGGTAGATGCAATGGATATTTGCGCTCATGCCTAGTACCGCGCAATCTGTCTGGCTTCCAGCCTACTGCTACGCCTGAGTGCTTATCGCGGTAGCTGGGAGTTCGTAGTAGCGATGCTCAACCTCGCTAACAATGTTCGCCTCATCGACTTATCCTTGACTGTGATTAGCATTATTACGTTTCAAGACACACCCAAACCAGGATGCAACATGGCACTCAGGCCCCACGTAAAAGAGCGCGTTCAATTTCTGTTTGAAGCTACCATTTGGGTCATCGCACCATTTACATGGCTCATGTACGCAACAGCGACTGGGCTAAATAAAGCGGATGACTGGATCCGCTCGACGACCGTAATGGTCCCATTTGCTTACCTTATCGCTATACCGGTGCTATACGCGCTAGTGTTCGGTACTCTTCCTATAGCCCACATTCGCGCACACCGACGGGGCCTACGCTCGTTCCAATTTCTCGCTGGCAGCGAATATGCAGAAAATATTGGAATGTCATTCAATCGAGTCGCTGAGAGCGACGAGGAAAGGGCAGCAAATCAAAAGCATGACAAAGCTGTTCG harbors:
- a CDS encoding enoyl-CoA hydratase/isomerase family protein codes for the protein MTRTYHTILFEVQDRVATVTLNRPESRNALSSQMCAELVQVMEAIAADPGVHVALIMGNGPAFCAGADLKERKTMNHQELTARRVQGFAAYAAIERLPQPVVAVVHGPAFGSGCEIAGACDFVLASTEAVFCYPEVGWGTVGATQRLPRIAGARMAKELLFTGRRFDAAEAREVGLVNHVYAPDALRQEAQAMAAAMARAQPLTMRLTKRSIDQGLATTREGAMAIELLAIEENLRGTDWQGAIAGFGKEPQA
- a CDS encoding MarR family winged helix-turn-helix transcriptional regulator, which codes for MATRSKLSTRRATPATLKELFSYRLNRLAYVSSRIAAGLNESRYGVGPREWRIVALLGATPDMSLNALAREANIDKSQASRTVSDLIERGLIKRSADALDARGVSLDLTRAGKKLYQEVFPAAIERNEEMLAVLSEDEREVLERALDKMTSHMLDMLNDLKAEVPTRRGRGVQPR
- a CDS encoding AMP-binding protein; translation: MKAMTLAAGLAQTVAARGPEEAFVAPGERLSWNELAAGARLRARALYAAGVRRGDHVGIFLGNGGDWLQLFYACALIGAVTVPVNTRFKTEELAFCLQQADVKLLLTADTFLGIDFLDLLQRVEPALTQRLPGAALPVLGKVVVLGERSLPGTTSWAEFIEGADRADAAGFDAALHAVASDDVLLIQYTSGTTSFPKGVMLSHANMLGNAAAVAQRIGVRPEDRYFSIRPYFHVAGTTLSILVSLVTGCCLLTLPSFDVGETLRVLDEERCTLTSGNDTIFLMLMGHPDFDPQRIHLRGGWAAAGPEVMQKIRDVMGVPSVCNAYGQSEASPNIVMSAWNDEFSLRAHGWALPHPGMEIRLVDPATGAVVAPGGQGEIQARGWSVMKGYYKMPEATARALSDDGWLSTGDLGEMNAEGRLRMVGRLKDMFRVGGENVAPAEVEEVLHGHPAVRMAQVVGVPDTRLGEVPAAFVLLREDQQAETAELIAWCKSRCANFKVPRYMEIVDTFENIGMTGSSKVQKIKLRAHAIRLFGLEEKA
- a CDS encoding UbiA family prenyltransferase; this encodes MSQPPSSRPQGGIDPAALIVASVALLGTTMLGAGSFSILSSVLGLTIIVVIYAYDEHCKRTFPQQAGFAMVIGFAATVALGAPAELINLLPTPQECLDKTDQKCIDYVEGISEQINSTLFFMWIASTLFVLACETERGRHIPVQKVA
- a CDS encoding enoyl-CoA hydratase/isomerase family protein, with the protein product MVELIIENHGTVRVLRLNRPEKHNALNTPLTAGLLASLREADQDQSVRAVVLTGNGKSFCAGADTTEFSALTPEHPEAVLARASLTTDLHLVFSRMSKPVIGAVHGNALGGGAGLALACDMVVMAEDTRFGYPELRHGIVAAVVMANLVRQLGRKQAFELVAMAESIDGHRALALGLANRAVPAADVLPQALELAERVASWDPAAMGLTKRAFHRCADLALEEALGVGRDANVIMRGFRQGAAR
- a CDS encoding hydroxymethylglutaryl-CoA lyase produces the protein MTRDVVLCECFARDGLQHEPDFIATEIKIELVDAFAALGFERVEATSYSNPKVVPQFADASDMLAALPRRNGVWYKATCANARAVQRALADLEQGHGANEISLLVSASESHSERNLKRSRADQWGNIAEMAGLGRGRFRMIGTISVAFGCPFEGAVSADSVLRDAERYAALGVDIVTLGDTTGMATPQAVRELYGALQRELPQLTLVAHFHDTRATGLVNYVAALDAGVRWFDCAIGGVGGHPAKVKYGGGHTGNVATEDLVSLFESMGVRTGLDLDGLAVVSQRCREVLGRDLHSRVADSGFHPLIKAGA